The following proteins are co-located in the Octopus bimaculoides isolate UCB-OBI-ISO-001 unplaced genomic scaffold, ASM119413v2 Scaffold_12528, whole genome shotgun sequence genome:
- the LOC106868492 gene encoding sestrin homolog, translating into MTVDDDNRNIDDDDDDEMFDDDASRQGEGHEQSPTDSEPTTGSRQTAAAKTINSTSTAATTTTTTTKPTTTSTAAASGPLAETLTAGKKDPASEQASKQGSHLSMNNNKWCH; encoded by the exons ATGACAGTGGACGATGATAACAGGAAcattgacgacgatgacgatgacgaaatGTTTGACGACGACGCGAGCAGGCAGGGCGAAGGACACGAGCAGTCGCCCACGGATTCTGAACCGACGACCGGAAGCAGACAAACAGCAGCGGCAAAGACTATAAactcaacatcaacagcagcgacgacgacaacaacaacaacaaaaccaactacaacatcaacagcagcagcatcaggcCCCTTGGCGGAGACTTTGACGGCCGGAAAGAAAGACCCTG CAAGTGAGCAAGCCAGCAAACAAGGAAGTCATCTTTCTATGAACAATAACAAGTGGTGCCACTGa